Proteins from one Comamonas flocculans genomic window:
- a CDS encoding ABC transporter ATP-binding protein: MNAAAPLLAVRDLRVAFGAKEVVHGIDFDIDAGEKFALVGESGSGKTVSALALLRLASEAKIAGQAMLGGRNLLQLSERELRGVRGSEVAMIFQEPMTALNPLMPVGAQVAEVLVLKQALSRTQSAQAAIELLAATGIPEPERRAASYPHQLSGGQRQRAMIAMALASRPQLLLADEPTTALDVTLRGQILDLLSDLQRQTGMAVLLITHDLLMVRRFADRVAVMEQGHLVEQGPTAQIFDAPEHAYTRRLMASTPRRDVVEGALASDSPVAVRARGLRVGYPVTLPGVRGWFTRGEFLAVKGADFQIPAGRTLGVVGESGSGKSTLAQALLGLLPSTGELALADQHWRQPAQHNSAHNQALRRRVQVVFQDPFSSLSPRMTVLEIVGEGLKVHAPELAESGRRSRVLAMLAEVGLTEAQFPGLLARYPHEFSGGQRQRLAVARALIVGPQVLVLDEPTSALDVTIQQQVLALLARLQKEKDLAYLLITHDVAVVRAMAHQVLVMKDGEVVESGPWDQVLNHPREPYTRRLVAAAALP, encoded by the coding sequence ATGAATGCCGCCGCTCCTCTGCTGGCTGTGCGCGATCTGCGCGTGGCCTTCGGTGCCAAGGAGGTGGTGCACGGCATCGATTTCGACATCGACGCGGGCGAGAAATTCGCGCTGGTGGGTGAGTCGGGTTCGGGCAAGACGGTGAGTGCGCTCGCCTTGCTGCGCTTGGCGTCTGAGGCAAAAATCGCCGGCCAAGCCATGCTGGGCGGGCGCAACCTGCTTCAACTATCAGAGCGTGAACTGCGCGGCGTGCGCGGCAGCGAGGTCGCGATGATCTTTCAGGAGCCCATGACCGCGCTCAACCCCCTGATGCCCGTGGGCGCACAGGTGGCCGAGGTTTTGGTACTCAAACAGGCGCTAAGCCGCACCCAGTCTGCGCAAGCAGCTATTGAATTGCTGGCAGCTACGGGCATCCCCGAGCCCGAGCGCCGCGCCGCCAGCTACCCGCACCAGCTCTCCGGCGGCCAGCGCCAGCGCGCGATGATTGCGATGGCGCTGGCCAGTCGCCCCCAACTGCTGCTGGCCGACGAGCCCACCACTGCGCTGGACGTGACGCTGCGCGGGCAGATTCTCGATCTGCTGTCCGACCTGCAGCGCCAGACCGGCATGGCGGTGCTGCTCATCACGCACGACCTCTTGATGGTGCGCCGCTTCGCCGACCGCGTGGCCGTGATGGAGCAGGGCCACCTGGTCGAGCAAGGGCCGACGGCACAAATTTTTGACGCGCCCGAGCATGCCTATACCCGGCGGCTGATGGCCAGCACGCCGCGCCGGGATGTGGTGGAGGGCGCGCTGGCCAGTGATTCCCCGGTTGCCGTGCGCGCGCGTGGCCTGCGCGTGGGCTACCCCGTAACCCTGCCCGGCGTGCGCGGCTGGTTCACCAGGGGCGAGTTCCTCGCCGTCAAGGGGGCGGACTTCCAGATACCCGCAGGCCGCACGCTGGGCGTGGTGGGCGAATCGGGTTCGGGCAAATCCACTCTGGCACAGGCGCTGCTCGGGCTGCTGCCCAGCACCGGCGAACTGGCCCTGGCCGACCAGCATTGGCGCCAGCCGGCGCAGCACAACAGCGCGCACAACCAGGCGCTGCGCCGGCGCGTGCAGGTGGTGTTCCAGGATCCGTTTTCATCGCTATCGCCGCGCATGACGGTGCTGGAGATCGTCGGCGAAGGGCTGAAAGTCCACGCCCCCGAGCTCGCTGAATCCGGGCGCCGCAGCCGCGTGCTGGCCATGCTGGCGGAAGTGGGCCTGACCGAGGCGCAATTCCCCGGGCTGCTCGCGCGCTATCCGCATGAATTCTCCGGCGGCCAGCGCCAGCGCCTGGCGGTGGCGCGCGCGCTCATCGTCGGCCCCCAGGTGCTGGTGCTGGACGAGCCCACCAGCGCGCTGGACGTCACCATCCAGCAGCAGGTGCTGGCCCTGCTGGCGCGCCTGCAGAAGGAAAAGGACCTGGCCTACCTGCTCATCACCCACGACGTGGCCGTGGTGCGTGCGATGGCGCATCAGGTGCTGGTGATGAAAGACGGCGAAGTGGTGGAGTCCGGCCCCTGGGATCAGGTGCTCAACCACCCGCGCGAGCCCTATACCCGGCGGCTGGTGGCGGCCGCCGCGCTGCCCTGA
- a CDS encoding universal stress protein, translating into MSQMPDTVYACLDGLNTTSAVVEGACWAAQRLAAPLTLLHTLEHPEPMAAVGDYSGVLGMGAQDLLLQRLSDLDEERAKVAQEAAQRMLDEARSSVCRDTVPEVQTLLRQGDLTEVLLTQEPTARLFVLGSNRRPPTVRKLRLDHRVETAVRNLRQPVMVMDAVPFAAPQHFVVAYDGSATADRAVERVAGSPLLRGMPAELVMVGECPARLQERLRAAQTQLADAGFTVTTRTLPGLPEEVIPPLMEGLGPSLLVLGAYGHSRIRQLIVGSTTTALLRLCSVPVLVLR; encoded by the coding sequence ATGTCCCAGATGCCCGACACCGTCTATGCCTGCCTCGATGGCCTGAACACCACCTCCGCCGTGGTCGAAGGCGCCTGCTGGGCCGCGCAGCGCCTGGCTGCGCCGCTCACGCTGCTGCACACGCTGGAACACCCCGAGCCGATGGCGGCCGTGGGCGACTACAGCGGCGTGCTGGGCATGGGCGCGCAGGACCTGCTGCTGCAGCGCCTGTCCGACCTGGACGAGGAGCGCGCCAAGGTGGCGCAGGAAGCGGCGCAGCGCATGCTGGACGAGGCGCGCTCCAGCGTCTGCCGCGACACCGTGCCCGAGGTGCAGACGCTGCTGCGCCAGGGCGACCTGACCGAGGTGCTGCTCACGCAGGAGCCCACGGCGCGCCTCTTCGTGCTGGGCAGCAACCGGCGCCCGCCCACGGTGCGCAAGCTGCGCCTGGACCACCGGGTGGAGACGGCGGTGCGTAACCTGCGCCAGCCGGTGATGGTGATGGACGCGGTGCCGTTTGCCGCGCCGCAGCATTTCGTGGTGGCCTACGACGGCAGCGCCACGGCCGACCGCGCCGTGGAGCGCGTGGCGGGCAGCCCGCTGTTGCGCGGCATGCCGGCTGAGCTGGTGATGGTGGGCGAATGCCCCGCGCGCCTGCAGGAGCGCCTGCGCGCGGCGCAGACCCAGCTCGCCGATGCGGGTTTCACGGTCACCACGCGCACCCTGCCCGGCCTGCCCGAGGAGGTGATTCCGCCGCTGATGGAAGGGCTCGGCCCCTCGCTGCTGGTGCTCGGTGCCTACGGCCATTCACGCATCCGCCAGCTCATCGTGGGCAGCACGACGACGGCGCTGCTGCGCCTGTGCAGCGTACCGGTGTTGGTGCTGCGGTAA
- a CDS encoding AI-2E family transporter: MHQPTTRNRALLLLLFAVTLAFGAVLAPLHGAIFWGVVLAILFAPFHRRLLTRMPRRPTLAALFTLGLCLLIVILPIFAIGASVVQEAGAVYQRVRSGQIDFGAYAQQIWSALPAWLLNLLESLRLGSLAELQARLASFGAQASQFLANQAVNVGSNTLQFIVNFGVMLYLLFFLLRDGPQLGVRIRNAVPLDEAHKRELATKFITVIRATVKGNVAVAATQGALGGLIFWILDIQGPVLWGVIMAFLSLLPAVGASLIWGPVALYFLATGATWQGITLALYGIGVIGVVDNLLRPLLVGKDTKMPDYVVLISTLGGMALFGLTGFVIGPVVAALFIATWDLYSPPVRTR; encoded by the coding sequence ATGCACCAGCCCACGACCCGCAATCGCGCCCTGCTGCTCCTGCTGTTCGCCGTCACCCTGGCCTTTGGCGCGGTGCTGGCGCCGCTGCATGGCGCCATCTTCTGGGGTGTGGTGCTGGCCATCTTGTTCGCCCCCTTCCACCGGCGCCTGCTGACACGCATGCCGCGCCGCCCGACGCTGGCCGCGCTGTTCACGCTCGGCCTGTGCCTGCTGATCGTGATCCTGCCGATCTTCGCGATCGGCGCGTCCGTGGTGCAGGAAGCGGGCGCAGTCTACCAGCGCGTGCGCTCGGGACAGATCGACTTCGGCGCCTATGCCCAGCAGATCTGGAGCGCGCTGCCCGCGTGGCTGCTCAACCTGCTCGAAAGCCTGCGTCTGGGCAGCCTGGCCGAGCTGCAGGCGCGGCTGGCGAGCTTTGGCGCACAGGCCAGTCAGTTCCTGGCCAACCAGGCGGTGAACGTCGGCTCCAACACGCTGCAGTTCATCGTCAACTTTGGCGTCATGCTCTACCTGCTGTTCTTCCTGCTGCGCGACGGGCCGCAGCTCGGTGTGCGCATCCGCAACGCCGTGCCGCTGGACGAGGCGCACAAGCGCGAACTGGCCACCAAGTTCATCACCGTGATCCGCGCCACCGTCAAGGGCAATGTCGCGGTGGCAGCCACCCAGGGCGCGCTGGGCGGGCTGATCTTCTGGATCCTGGACATCCAGGGGCCGGTGCTCTGGGGCGTGATCATGGCCTTCCTCTCGCTGCTGCCGGCCGTGGGCGCGAGCCTGATCTGGGGGCCGGTGGCACTGTACTTTCTGGCCACCGGCGCCACCTGGCAGGGCATCACGCTGGCGCTGTACGGCATAGGCGTGATCGGCGTGGTGGACAACCTGCTGCGCCCACTGCTGGTGGGCAAGGACACCAAGATGCCCGATTACGTGGTGCTGATCTCCACGCTCGGCGGCATGGCGCTGTTCGGCCTGACCGGCTTTGTCATCGGACCGGTGGTTGCGGCCCTGTTCATCGCCACCTGGGACCTGTATTCGCCGCCCGTGCGCACGCGCTGA